One region of Bacteroidota bacterium genomic DNA includes:
- a CDS encoding DUF4339 domain-containing protein, with translation MRNKKPSQYYYAKDSKKKGPYSFAQLQKKNLKDYTPVWEESKCEWCDAGDIEGLVSEKEKGTSPFYIWVIIFVVLLLLILSTVINKVFIN, from the coding sequence ATGAGGAATAAAAAGCCTTCACAATATTACTATGCAAAAGACAGTAAGAAAAAAGGTCCTTACTCTTTTGCCCAACTTCAAAAGAAAAACCTAAAAGACTATACTCCGGTTTGGGAGGAGAGTAAGTGTGAGTGGTGCGATGCCGGCGATATTGAGGGTCTGGTAAGTGAAAAAGAGAAAGGAACTTCCCCTTTTTATATTTGGGTAATAATATTTGTGGTTTTACTGCTGCTTATCTTGTCAACTGTAATAAATAAAGTGTTTATTAACTGA
- a CDS encoding CDP-alcohol phosphatidyltransferase family protein yields MSVKKHIPNILTLGNLFSGLMAVLLILNGYYVWAGAFVFLGAFFDFFDGMIARLLGVSGELGKQMDSLADMVSFGVVPGMAMFEMLKLANNDVADVVFYSNENLNILLHSDTVYALPGFLITLFSALRLAKFNIDTRQTSSFIGVPTPAITLFVLSIFLISVLKQDEMIENMVATPWVLYLITVLASYALVAELPLFAMKFKVWNWQDNKIRWIFVAISLVLISVFQLVAIPYIIIVYILLSVVDDLMKI; encoded by the coding sequence ATGTCAGTGAAGAAACATATACCAAATATTTTAACCTTAGGGAATTTATTTTCGGGCCTGATGGCCGTTTTATTAATTTTAAACGGATATTACGTATGGGCCGGGGCTTTTGTTTTTCTGGGGGCTTTTTTCGACTTTTTCGATGGGATGATAGCCCGCTTGCTTGGGGTTAGCGGAGAACTTGGAAAGCAGATGGACTCTTTGGCCGATATGGTTTCCTTTGGTGTGGTACCGGGAATGGCCATGTTCGAAATGTTAAAACTCGCAAATAACGATGTAGCCGATGTTGTTTTCTACTCTAATGAAAACTTAAATATTTTGTTGCATAGCGATACAGTATATGCTTTGCCGGGTTTTTTGATCACTTTGTTTTCGGCCCTGCGCCTGGCTAAATTTAATATTGATACACGTCAGACTTCTTCCTTTATAGGAGTGCCTACACCGGCAATTACACTTTTTGTATTGTCGATTTTTTTAATTTCTGTGCTTAAGCAGGATGAAATGATAGAAAATATGGTGGCCACACCGTGGGTTTTGTATTTGATAACTGTTTTGGCGTCATATGCTTTAGTTGCTGAGTTACCACTTTTTGCGATGAAATTTAAGGTGTGGAACTGGCAGGATAATAAGATCAGGTGGATTTTTGTGGCTATATCATTAGTTCTGATATCGGTATTTCAGTTAGTGGCAATTCCTTATATTATCATAGTTTATATTCTTCTTTCGGTGGTAGACGATTTAATGAAGATATAG
- a CDS encoding inositol monophosphatase family protein, with amino-acid sequence MNYKELCHKVIGIAKEAGTFMKKEQESFSESKVEEKSINSLVSYVDKTAEKMIVEALTQFLPEGGYIAEEGTSDKKGETYNWIIDPLDGTTNYIHGLPTYAVSIALMKDSKMVLGVVYEVGMDECFYAYGDGKAYLNGKEINVKNNPKLKDSLIATGFPYYDFSRNTAFYNTLMALTSKTRGMRRLGTAATDLVYVACGRFDAFYEYSLSPWDVAAGSFIVEQAGGKVTDFNGGDNWLFGKEIIASSSSLYPDFSKIVIDEFNQDYNSGDILL; translated from the coding sequence ATGAACTACAAAGAACTTTGCCACAAAGTAATAGGGATTGCTAAAGAAGCCGGCACCTTTATGAAAAAAGAACAGGAGAGCTTTTCCGAATCAAAAGTTGAAGAAAAAAGCATTAACTCTTTGGTTTCATACGTTGATAAAACGGCAGAGAAAATGATTGTTGAAGCCTTAACGCAATTCCTGCCCGAAGGCGGTTATATTGCCGAGGAAGGAACATCAGATAAAAAAGGAGAAACATATAACTGGATTATCGACCCTCTGGACGGCACTACAAACTATATTCACGGCTTGCCTACATACGCAGTTTCGATAGCTCTTATGAAAGACTCGAAAATGGTTCTTGGTGTAGTTTATGAAGTTGGAATGGATGAATGTTTCTATGCTTATGGCGATGGCAAAGCTTATCTTAACGGAAAAGAAATCAATGTAAAAAACAATCCTAAGTTGAAAGACTCATTAATTGCTACAGGATTTCCATACTACGATTTTAGCAGAAATACTGCTTTTTACAACACCCTGATGGCATTAACTTCGAAAACAAGGGGAATGAGAAGATTAGGTACTGCCGCCACAGATTTGGTTTATGTTGCATGCGGCAGGTTCGATGCTTTTTACGAATATAGCTTAAGTCCCTGGGATGTTGCAGCCGGATCATTTATAGTAGAACAGGCAGGCGGAAAAGTAACTGACTTTAACGGCGGAGATAACTGGTTGTTTGGAAAAGAAATTATCGCATCAAGCTCTTCTTTATATCCTGACTTTTCGAAGATAGTCATCGATGAATTTAACCAGGACTACAACAGTGGAGATATACTGCTTTAA
- a CDS encoding alpha/beta hydrolase, whose amino-acid sequence METKNIYLISGMGANEKVFERLNLDGYNLNFIDWIIPHKNEAIEDYAKRMSKNIDTRGEVILIGLSFGGIMVQEIAKLIETNKIVIISSIKNRNELPALYKISSTLKLHKLIPSFFFHNTKILSKLLFGKNSESLIRIMERFFTMRDIRYSKWAMDIVVNWKESSLTTDLLHIHGTKDTVFPAKHINNAIFVEDGTHLMIFNKATTVSKHILNFLKKQD is encoded by the coding sequence TTGGAAACAAAAAATATATATCTCATAAGTGGAATGGGTGCCAATGAAAAAGTATTTGAGCGCCTCAACCTCGATGGTTACAACTTAAACTTTATTGATTGGATTATTCCTCACAAAAACGAAGCTATAGAAGACTACGCCAAAAGAATGTCAAAAAATATCGATACCCGCGGGGAAGTTATATTGATTGGTTTATCCTTTGGAGGTATCATGGTTCAGGAGATAGCTAAACTTATTGAAACAAATAAAATTGTAATAATATCATCGATAAAGAATAGGAACGAGCTTCCTGCACTTTACAAAATATCTTCAACACTAAAACTTCATAAGCTTATACCTTCATTTTTCTTTCATAATACAAAAATTTTAAGTAAATTATTGTTCGGAAAAAACAGTGAATCACTAATCAGAATTATGGAGCGTTTCTTTACGATGAGAGATATCAGATACAGCAAATGGGCAATGGATATTGTAGTAAACTGGAAAGAATCATCGCTTACAACAGACCTTTTACATATTCATGGAACAAAAGACACGGTATTTCCGGCTAAACATATCAATAATGCTATTTTTGTAGAAGACGGAACTCATTTAATGATCTTCAACAAGGCAACTACAGTGAGTAAACACATTTTAAACTTCCTGAAAAAACAAGATTAA
- the rfbC gene encoding dTDP-4-dehydrorhamnose 3,5-epimerase has translation MQIKKTHIEGLLEITPKVFEDDRGYFYESYNKLAYMKEGIDYNFIQDNQSLSQKGVLRGLHFQNPPYAQGKLVRVIKGAVIDVAVDLRKNSPTYGKYHKVLLTEGNKRMFWIPPGFAHGFLTLEDDTIFAYKVTNIYHKESEACIKWDDYDLNIEWDIPEEITPIVSEKDEEGVSFKNYKSEFNIVIN, from the coding sequence ATGCAAATAAAGAAAACACATATAGAAGGTTTATTAGAAATAACACCCAAGGTATTTGAAGACGACAGAGGCTATTTTTATGAGAGCTACAATAAACTGGCCTACATGAAAGAAGGTATTGACTACAACTTTATTCAGGACAACCAGTCTCTATCGCAAAAAGGTGTTCTTAGAGGATTACATTTTCAAAACCCTCCTTATGCACAGGGTAAACTGGTAAGGGTAATAAAAGGAGCCGTTATTGATGTTGCTGTTGATCTCAGAAAAAATTCACCTACTTACGGTAAATACCACAAAGTACTGTTAACCGAAGGCAACAAACGCATGTTCTGGATACCTCCCGGATTTGCACATGGTTTCCTCACTCTGGAAGATGATACCATATTTGCTTATAAAGTAACCAATATCTACCATAAGGAATCAGAAGCCTGCATAAAATGGGATGATTACGATTTAAATATTGAATGGGATATCCCGGAGGAAATCACACCAATAGTTTCTGAGAAAGACGAAGAAGGAGTATCTTTTAAAAATTACAAATCTGAATTTAATATAGTTATCAACTAA
- a CDS encoding lytic transglycosylase domain-containing protein, protein MKKVFSVAAMVVLAFAVGKLFVFSVPEEKENDDTNQKNISNEYRVYALNLPKEAYFAGEQTPLDIPDVKERLDRELLVNTYWQSQGLLFFKRANKYFPTIEKILKEKGVPNDFKYLALIESGLQNVTSPAGAKGFWQLMPKTAREQGLEVNSNVDERYDVKKSTEVACDYLLKAKEKFGSWTLAAASYNMGIYGVSKQLKRQKVGTYYDLLLGEETGRYVFRILAIKKIYEDPKKYGFHFREKDLYTMPETKLIEIDTAINNLADFAITQGVNYKELKMYNPWLREINLNNNSRKKYTIEIPVE, encoded by the coding sequence ATGAAGAAGGTATTCAGTGTTGCAGCGATGGTGGTGTTGGCTTTTGCTGTAGGAAAATTATTTGTTTTCTCAGTTCCTGAGGAAAAAGAAAACGATGATACAAATCAAAAAAACATTAGCAACGAGTATAGGGTCTACGCTCTGAACTTACCTAAGGAAGCGTACTTTGCCGGTGAACAAACACCTCTGGACATTCCGGATGTAAAAGAACGTTTAGACAGGGAACTCTTAGTTAATACATATTGGCAATCGCAAGGATTACTTTTTTTCAAGCGTGCCAACAAATACTTCCCGACTATTGAAAAAATTCTAAAAGAAAAAGGCGTTCCTAATGATTTTAAATATCTGGCGCTAATTGAAAGTGGGCTTCAAAATGTAACATCACCTGCCGGAGCAAAAGGTTTTTGGCAATTGATGCCTAAGACAGCCCGGGAACAAGGATTGGAAGTTAATTCGAATGTTGACGAAAGGTATGATGTTAAAAAATCAACCGAGGTTGCCTGCGATTACCTTTTAAAAGCAAAGGAAAAATTTGGATCCTGGACTTTAGCTGCAGCATCCTACAATATGGGAATCTACGGTGTAAGCAAACAACTGAAAAGACAAAAAGTAGGCACCTATTACGATCTCCTGCTGGGAGAAGAAACAGGTCGTTATGTTTTTAGGATTTTGGCAATTAAAAAGATTTATGAAGATCCAAAAAAATACGGCTTTCATTTCAGAGAAAAAGACCTTTATACAATGCCCGAAACAAAGTTGATTGAGATTGATACTGCTATAAATAATCTGGCTGATTTTGCCATCACTCAGGGGGTTAACTATAAAGAGCTTAAAATGTATAACCCATGGCTAAGGGAAATTAATCTGAATAATAATTCCCGAAAAAAATACACTATAGAAATTCCGGTAGAATAA
- a CDS encoding L-serine ammonia-lyase — MESISVFDMLKIGVGPSSSHTLGPWRAAERWIAELEAEYIFLKVSRVKVELYGSLSLTGRGHATDVATVLGLNGEDPETVPTNEIEDIINEIKKEKTLNLGGRKKIEFDFETDIIFNREFLKFHPNGMKFTAYYDKESSESYFYSIGGGFVVKEDEKQVDEVRELPFPIKEAQDLLDHCNNNDESISEIVLRNELTWRSKDVVYKELLRVWSVMQDCVYDGCHTKGTLPGGLNVTRRAAVLFNSLIGKEKYSTREEWMDAISKKESDNKNIFNWISVFAIAVNEVNAALGRVVTSPTNGSSGVIPSVLMYYLTGVNKNATDGDIVRFLLVAGEIGSIFKKGATISAAMGGCQAEIGVSSAMAAAALTEAMGGSPEQAMVAAEIAMEHHLGLTCDPIGGLVQIPCIERNSMGAIKAITASQLALNTVPSETKVPLDKVIKTMWETSRDMNSKYKETSEGGLAVNVPVSLPAC; from the coding sequence ATGGAGAGTATTAGTGTTTTTGATATGTTGAAGATAGGGGTAGGACCTTCTAGTTCACATACTTTAGGGCCTTGGAGAGCTGCCGAAAGATGGATCGCGGAGTTGGAGGCAGAATATATCTTCTTAAAAGTTTCTAGAGTCAAAGTAGAGCTTTACGGTTCTTTATCGCTTACAGGTAGGGGGCATGCAACTGATGTGGCAACGGTTTTAGGACTGAATGGAGAAGATCCGGAAACTGTTCCTACAAATGAAATTGAGGATATAATAAATGAAATTAAAAAGGAAAAGACACTGAATCTGGGAGGGAGAAAGAAGATTGAGTTTGACTTTGAAACGGATATTATATTTAACAGGGAGTTTCTAAAGTTTCATCCTAATGGCATGAAATTCACGGCTTATTATGACAAAGAATCTTCCGAGAGTTATTTTTACTCAATCGGAGGTGGTTTCGTTGTAAAGGAGGATGAAAAGCAGGTTGATGAAGTAAGAGAATTGCCATTTCCTATAAAAGAAGCTCAGGACTTATTGGATCATTGTAATAATAATGATGAGTCAATATCTGAGATCGTATTGAGAAATGAGCTGACCTGGCGGTCAAAAGATGTTGTTTATAAGGAGTTGTTGAGAGTTTGGTCGGTTATGCAGGACTGTGTATACGATGGCTGCCATACTAAGGGAACTTTGCCCGGAGGACTTAATGTTACACGAAGAGCGGCAGTACTGTTTAATTCACTTATAGGAAAAGAGAAATATTCCACAAGAGAAGAGTGGATGGATGCAATTTCGAAAAAGGAAAGCGATAATAAGAATATTTTCAACTGGATAAGTGTATTTGCTATTGCCGTAAACGAAGTAAATGCAGCATTGGGAAGGGTAGTTACTTCTCCTACCAACGGTTCTTCCGGTGTTATACCTTCTGTTTTGATGTATTATTTAACCGGAGTAAACAAGAATGCAACAGATGGTGACATTGTCAGGTTTCTTTTAGTTGCCGGCGAAATAGGGAGTATATTTAAGAAAGGAGCTACAATTTCGGCAGCTATGGGGGGATGTCAGGCCGAGATAGGCGTGTCCTCGGCAATGGCAGCTGCAGCATTGACAGAAGCAATGGGAGGAAGTCCGGAGCAGGCAATGGTAGCAGCAGAAATAGCCATGGAACATCATTTGGGCTTAACATGCGATCCGATTGGAGGTTTGGTGCAAATACCGTGTATCGAACGAAACTCCATGGGGGCAATTAAGGCAATAACCGCATCGCAATTGGCATTGAATACAGTGCCATCCGAAACAAAAGTTCCTTTGGATAAGGTTATAAAAACTATGTGGGAAACATCTAGGGATATGAACTCAAAATACAAAGAAACTTCTGAGGGAGGATTGGCAGTAAATGTACCGGTGAGTTTGCCGGCTTGTTAA
- a CDS encoding RNA pseudouridine synthase, translating to MHRSHKKNLQVIYEDNHIVVVNKRPGDIVQGDKTGDKPLSDVVKEYIKDKYDKPGKVYLGVVHRIDRVTSGAVIFARTDKALTRLNKMLQNHEIKKTYWAIVDKRHLNKEGELIHYLVRNPKQNKSYANDKAVPNSKEAILHYKIERELDKYQLLEINLKTGRHHQIRCQLSKIGFPIKGDVKYGFKRANKDLSVHLHARQIEFIHPVKKEIISLIAATPQDPVWDACIK from the coding sequence ATGCATAGGAGTCACAAGAAAAACTTACAGGTGATTTACGAAGACAATCATATTGTAGTCGTTAATAAACGTCCGGGTGATATTGTACAGGGAGATAAAACCGGCGATAAACCTTTAAGCGATGTTGTTAAGGAGTATATTAAGGATAAGTACGATAAGCCCGGGAAAGTTTATTTGGGAGTAGTACATAGAATTGACAGGGTTACCAGTGGTGCTGTTATTTTTGCGCGGACTGATAAGGCTTTGACCCGTCTTAATAAAATGCTTCAAAACCACGAAATAAAAAAGACATATTGGGCAATTGTTGATAAAAGGCATCTGAATAAAGAAGGGGAACTGATTCATTATTTGGTTAGAAATCCAAAGCAGAATAAATCGTATGCAAACGATAAAGCAGTTCCGAATAGCAAGGAAGCGATCTTACATTATAAAATAGAAAGGGAGTTGGATAAGTATCAGCTTCTGGAAATTAACTTAAAGACCGGAAGGCATCACCAAATTAGGTGTCAATTGTCGAAAATAGGTTTCCCGATAAAGGGAGATGTTAAATACGGTTTCAAAAGAGCTAATAAGGATCTGTCAGTTCACCTTCACGCCCGACAGATTGAGTTTATTCACCCTGTGAAGAAGGAAATAATATCGTTGATTGCGGCCACACCACAAGATCCGGTTTGGGACGCCTGTATTAAATGA
- a CDS encoding PhoH family protein, whose product MPMTPLRSKTAIEPHKIFVLDTSVIIFDHDSILNFEENDVAIPITVLEELDEFKKGRDTKNYAAREFIRFLDKIADTHSLQEWIDIPGEDKGAFKIIMNGNKSSVDANEVYAEEKMDHRILNAALSLQEQEPEKKVILVSKDINLRLKAKALNLHAEDYETGKVHEVDKLLHGVQKVVDVTHDQIVVLHSKKYVEEDLFPEIETPLANGYYIFQSPESSALAYFNPFTKKYEKVDKKMCYGIKPHNAEQTFALHALLKDEVKLVALQGVAGTGKTLLALAGALEQRRNFKQVYLARPIVPLSNKDIGFLPGDIKSKINPYMEPLWDNLKVIKNQYGEHDKEFKQISNMLETEKLVIAPLAYIRGRSLAEVIFIVDEAQNLTPHEIKTIITRAGENAKFIFTGDVKQIDTPYLDDKSNGLSYLVDKLSGNELFAHVELIKGERSALANLANDLL is encoded by the coding sequence ATGCCTATGACACCATTAAGATCTAAAACAGCAATTGAACCTCATAAAATTTTCGTTCTCGATACCTCTGTAATTATTTTTGATCACGATTCTATTTTAAATTTTGAGGAAAATGATGTTGCTATACCAATTACAGTACTGGAAGAGTTAGATGAATTTAAGAAGGGTAGAGACACTAAAAACTATGCTGCCAGAGAGTTTATCCGATTTTTAGACAAAATTGCCGACACGCATTCACTACAAGAGTGGATAGATATTCCCGGTGAAGACAAAGGAGCCTTCAAAATAATAATGAACGGCAACAAATCTTCGGTTGATGCAAACGAAGTATACGCTGAAGAAAAAATGGATCACCGGATATTAAATGCAGCCCTCTCTCTTCAGGAACAGGAACCGGAAAAGAAAGTGATTTTGGTTTCAAAGGATATAAACCTAAGATTAAAGGCAAAAGCCCTGAACCTTCATGCCGAAGATTACGAAACAGGGAAAGTTCATGAGGTAGATAAATTATTGCATGGGGTACAAAAGGTTGTGGATGTAACCCATGATCAAATTGTTGTTCTTCACTCAAAAAAATATGTTGAAGAAGACCTGTTCCCCGAAATAGAAACCCCTCTGGCTAACGGATATTATATTTTTCAAAGTCCGGAAAGTTCTGCCTTAGCATACTTTAACCCATTTACTAAAAAATATGAAAAAGTGGACAAGAAGATGTGTTATGGAATAAAGCCTCACAACGCAGAACAAACCTTTGCTCTTCACGCATTACTTAAAGATGAGGTAAAACTGGTAGCTCTACAGGGAGTTGCGGGTACAGGAAAAACATTACTGGCACTTGCAGGTGCATTAGAACAGAGAAGAAATTTTAAACAGGTATATCTGGCAAGACCTATTGTTCCGCTTAGCAATAAAGACATTGGTTTTTTACCCGGCGATATTAAATCAAAGATCAATCCATACATGGAGCCTTTATGGGATAATTTAAAAGTTATTAAAAATCAATACGGCGAACATGACAAGGAGTTCAAGCAAATAAGTAATATGTTAGAAACAGAGAAATTAGTCATTGCTCCTCTGGCATATATTAGGGGAAGGAGTCTGGCTGAAGTTATTTTTATTGTTGACGAAGCTCAAAATCTGACTCCTCATGAAATTAAAACCATAATTACAAGAGCCGGAGAGAATGCCAAATTTATATTTACCGGAGATGTTAAACAGATAGACACTCCATATCTTGATGACAAATCTAATGGTTTATCTTATCTGGTTGATAAACTTTCGGGCAATGAACTTTTCGCTCATGTAGAATTAATAAAAGGTGAGCGTTCTGCACTTGCCAATCTGGCAAACGATCTTTTATAA
- a CDS encoding PspC domain-containing protein, giving the protein MILGVCDWLGSKFNVDPLIFRIIFAVLVLAYGTGVVLYLILWVVKAITK; this is encoded by the coding sequence ATGATTTTAGGAGTATGCGATTGGTTGGGTAGTAAATTTAATGTAGATCCGCTAATATTTAGAATAATTTTTGCTGTTTTAGTACTTGCTTATGGTACTGGTGTTGTACTTTATTTGATTTTGTGGGTAGTTAAGGCTATTACAAAATAA
- a CDS encoding glycogen debranching protein, producing MRKIVYVLGLIGMFTSCEIDSNEVLYQSDDYTVGKDFVHQGEFEAEAISDIEIRSDYQVLSKVGIDTSMTWKLKRDISKFPQFSSDSRLLNALYNMALEESENLVTSDGYFDTGAKWGGVWTRDLSYASMLSLSVTHPEVVKKGLLKKVDDNRIIQDTGTGGAWPVSTDRMIWAPAAWHLYKITGDREWLNQIYIIIKNSLDDDIKVAFTKDGLTKGESSFIDWREQSYPRWMQPVDIYNSENLGTIAVHYRALMVLSEISHLLGEDAGEYEVLARNIKKALNDQFWIESKGYYGNFLYGRNYLSLSPKAEALGASHMVRFGIASDERAKKMIESFPVVKWGTPVFYPQIPNIHPYHNNGIWPFVQGYWNLAAKKVHNEKAVEFGMASLFRSAGLFLTNYENYVAETGDWEQTDVEAMNSHNMLWSVAAQLSNYYKILFGIEYNANSISFDPLIPSAYGGNLELKNYKYRNSILNIKISGFGNKIASFRIDGEEQDPYVDATLEGEHNIEIVMNGQLNQNSKINLVENKFSPETPVLKVEGDILKWEATENAISYQIYRNGVLKIQTDDTQYNRLVDGAFESYQVKAIDKIGNESFLSEPVEFENSFSVTIPVGKFEKTSAKDVESLVLTQIENNQIYTEFNVLKEGKYFVTFEYANGSGPINTENKCALRSLYLNDEYIAAVVMPQRGEDNWSEFGWSNVIEVNLEKGNNRIKLQYDDFNQNMNREINKALLKSAKIVLAE from the coding sequence ATGAGGAAAATAGTTTATGTGTTAGGTCTGATAGGAATGTTCACTTCCTGCGAAATAGACAGTAATGAGGTACTGTATCAGTCGGACGATTACACTGTTGGTAAAGATTTTGTACATCAAGGAGAATTTGAAGCAGAAGCAATTTCTGATATTGAGATCAGGTCTGATTATCAGGTGCTTTCGAAGGTTGGAATTGATACATCCATGACATGGAAATTAAAAAGAGATATATCAAAGTTCCCTCAATTTTCATCAGATTCACGACTGTTGAATGCTTTATATAATATGGCTTTGGAAGAGTCTGAAAACCTGGTTACCTCTGATGGTTATTTTGATACAGGAGCAAAATGGGGAGGAGTATGGACCCGTGATTTGAGTTATGCATCAATGTTGAGTTTATCTGTTACTCATCCGGAAGTAGTGAAAAAAGGTCTTCTAAAAAAAGTTGATGACAATAGAATAATTCAGGATACCGGAACAGGTGGAGCCTGGCCTGTGTCAACCGACAGAATGATTTGGGCTCCGGCAGCATGGCATCTTTATAAAATTACCGGAGACAGAGAATGGCTAAATCAGATTTATATTATTATAAAAAACTCATTAGATGACGATATAAAAGTTGCTTTCACAAAAGACGGATTAACAAAGGGAGAGTCTTCGTTTATTGATTGGAGGGAGCAATCATATCCGCGCTGGATGCAGCCGGTTGATATTTATAATTCCGAGAATTTAGGTACGATTGCAGTGCATTATCGTGCTTTAATGGTGTTGAGCGAAATAAGTCATCTGTTGGGTGAGGATGCCGGCGAATATGAGGTGTTGGCCAGGAATATAAAAAAGGCTCTTAATGATCAATTCTGGATTGAATCTAAAGGCTATTACGGAAATTTTCTTTATGGTAGAAATTACTTGAGCTTATCGCCGAAAGCAGAAGCTTTAGGTGCATCGCACATGGTTCGTTTTGGGATAGCTTCTGACGAAAGAGCTAAAAAAATGATCGAAAGTTTTCCTGTTGTAAAATGGGGAACACCTGTTTTTTATCCTCAAATTCCGAATATTCATCCTTATCATAATAATGGAATTTGGCCTTTTGTTCAAGGGTATTGGAATTTGGCTGCAAAGAAAGTTCATAATGAAAAGGCCGTTGAATTTGGGATGGCATCACTATTCAGGTCGGCGGGTTTATTTCTTACAAACTATGAAAATTATGTTGCAGAAACCGGAGACTGGGAGCAAACAGATGTGGAGGCTATGAACTCCCATAATATGTTATGGTCTGTAGCCGCACAATTGTCAAACTATTACAAGATTCTTTTTGGAATAGAATATAACGCTAACTCCATTAGTTTTGATCCTTTGATACCTTCAGCTTATGGAGGAAACCTGGAGTTGAAAAATTATAAGTACCGAAACTCAATCTTAAATATTAAAATAAGTGGTTTTGGAAATAAAATTGCATCATTCAGGATTGATGGAGAAGAACAGGATCCTTATGTTGATGCTACGCTTGAAGGAGAACACAATATTGAAATTGTGATGAACGGACAATTGAACCAGAATTCTAAGATCAATCTGGTGGAGAATAAATTCTCTCCTGAAACTCCTGTGTTGAAAGTTGAGGGAGATATATTAAAGTGGGAAGCAACCGAGAATGCAATTTCATATCAAATTTATCGAAATGGAGTGTTGAAAATTCAAACTGACGATACTCAGTATAATCGATTAGTTGACGGGGCGTTTGAAAGTTATCAGGTAAAGGCTATCGATAAAATTGGAAATGAGTCGTTTTTGAGTGAGCCGGTAGAATTTGAAAATTCATTTTCAGTAACTATCCCGGTAGGGAAGTTTGAAAAAACTTCAGCTAAAGATGTAGAGTCACTGGTTTTGACACAGATAGAAAACAATCAGATTTATACAGAATTTAATGTATTAAAAGAGGGAAAATACTTTGTGACATTTGAATATGCAAACGGAAGCGGACCTATTAATACTGAGAATAAATGTGCGCTTAGATCACTTTATTTAAACGATGAATATATTGCTGCAGTAGTGATGCCGCAGAGAGGCGAAGATAACTGGAGCGAATTTGGATGGTCGAATGTTATTGAAGTTAATTTAGAAAAAGGAAATAACAGGATAAAGTTGCAGTACGACGATTTCAATCAAAATATGAATAGAGAGATAAATAAAGCTCTGTTGAAATCAGCTAAAATAGTATTGGCTGAGTAA